Proteins encoded in a region of the bacterium genome:
- a CDS encoding metal-sensitive transcriptional regulator, translating into MKQVTTHEEQLVALKRIEGQIKGIQRMIEEKRYCVDIITQLHSVIGAISRVEEKILENHLKGCVISAFKGESEEEKQKKIEEIIELIDTFRGR; encoded by the coding sequence ATGAAACAGGTAACCACCCACGAAGAACAATTAGTTGCCTTAAAAAGGATAGAGGGGCAGATTAAAGGCATCCAAAGGATGATTGAGGAGAAAAGATACTGTGTGGATATTATTACCCAACTTCATTCAGTAATTGGTGCCATCTCAAGGGTTGAGGAGAAGATCCTTGAAAACCACCTCAAGGGCTGCGTTATCTCTGCCTTTAAGGGTGAATCCGAGGAGGAAAAACAAAAGAAGATAGAAGAGATTATTGAGCTTATAGATACATTTAGAGGGAGATAA